The following is a genomic window from Chitinophaga caseinilytica.
TCGACGACCGGCTTTTTTTATGCGGAGGGCTCGCTTATTTGAAGCGTTTGCTCACTGCGTCCCAGTTTACCACGTTCCAGAAAGCGGCGAGGTACTCGGCGCGACGATTCTGGTATTTGAGGTAGTAAGCGTGTTCCCACACGTCTACGCCCAGGATGGGAGTGCCTTTCACTTCTGCCACGTCCATCAGGGGATTGTCCTGGTTGGGGGTGGAAGAGATTTCGAGTTTTCCGTCTTTGAGGAGCAGCCAGGCCCAGCCGGAGCCGAAGCGGGAAACGCCTGCGGCGTTGAATTTCTCCTTGAAAGCGTCGAAAGAGCCGAAAGTGCTGTTGATCGCGTCTGCCAGGGCGCCGCTGGGCGTGCCGCCGGCGTTGGGGGCGAGGGATTCCCAGAAGAAGGAGTGGTTCCAGTGGCCGCCGCCGTTGTTGCGTACTGCGGGGCTGATGCTGCCGGCTTTGGCAACCAGCTCTTCGAGGGATTTATTTTCGTTCTCGGTGCCAGCGATAGCCTTGTTCAGATTGTCTACATAAGCCTGGTGGTGCTTACCGTGATGGATTTCCATTGTCATTTTATCGAAGTGCGGTTCCAGCGCATCGGAAGCATACGGTAATGCAGGAAGGGTAAAAGCCATAATCCAATTTTTATGGGTGAAGAAATTGAGTTGTAATAGAGCACCAAATTTACGGCCGGATTCCGGAATTGTCAAACCCTTTATCGCTCTTGTTGTTATACCCATTGTTAAGCCCTGGGAGACCATGTGGAGGTGCGTTTGGATATATGGCTTTTTATTTTATATTTACATAAAGGTGTTATAACATTTGCAGTGCGAATTTTTATATTCGTATAGTATTCATCGTTAGTTTTCACTATTGTTTGTTTAAAACATTCATAATGCAGGACATGGGCACAGAAAGTCGCGATTCTCATGATGCACTGTTATCGGAGAATGCGCAATTGAGGAGCCGGCTGGAGCATCTGGAAGCCATTATAGACAAGGTTCCGGCGATGCTGTACACGTCCAACAACTCCAAAAAGGCAGTGAACTGGTGCAACGTTCAACTGACAGACACGCTGGGGTACAGTCGTGACGAAATTTTAACGCTGGGCACAGATTTCTTCCGGCAGGTAACCCACCCGGACGATATGAGCATCCTGGCCATTTCGCAGCAGAAGTTTTCGGAAAAGAAAACGATGTTCGGCGGGGTGATGCGCGTGCGCCGGAAGCACGACCCGGACTGGTTCTGGGTGGTGGGGCTGGGATTGCCGTTCACGTTCGACGCGCATGGGAATGTGGTGGACGTGATTTGCGTATTCCTCGATTTTTCGAACGCTTTGGACACGGGGAACCAGATTTCGGAGGCGCTCCGTGTAGTCCTGCGCCGCCGGAACGAAGACGTATTGAACAAGCTGACCGCCCGGGAAAAGGACA
Proteins encoded in this region:
- a CDS encoding superoxide dismutase produces the protein MAFTLPALPYASDALEPHFDKMTMEIHHGKHHQAYVDNLNKAIAGTENENKSLEELVAKAGSISPAVRNNGGGHWNHSFFWESLAPNAGGTPSGALADAINSTFGSFDAFKEKFNAAGVSRFGSGWAWLLLKDGKLEISSTPNQDNPLMDVAEVKGTPILGVDVWEHAYYLKYQNRRAEYLAAFWNVVNWDAVSKRFK
- a CDS encoding LuxR C-terminal-related transcriptional regulator, translated to MGTESRDSHDALLSENAQLRSRLEHLEAIIDKVPAMLYTSNNSKKAVNWCNVQLTDTLGYSRDEILTLGTDFFRQVTHPDDMSILAISQQKFSEKKTMFGGVMRVRRKHDPDWFWVVGLGLPFTFDAHGNVVDVICVFLDFSNALDTGNQISEALRVVLRRRNEDVLNKLTAREKDIFMLAARGFNNKEIAERLNLSRYTVETHRKNIRLKLKVRNTPELVALARQIGVQ